A stretch of the Nitratifractor salsuginis DSM 16511 genome encodes the following:
- a CDS encoding SIR2 family NAD-dependent protein deacylase yields MKRVDEIRDFVEKAEAILVTAGAGMGVDSGLPDFRGDEGFWRAYPPLKKLGIRFEEMANPRWFEDDPELAWAFYGHRLNLYRETEPHEGFAILRRLIAAKGGNGFVFTSNVDGQFQKAGFDEQAIYEVHGSIHYLQCLHNCTDAIWPNEEEVPVDTERFRALRIPRCPRCGGVARPNILMFGDWGWNSNRSEAQAIGFGAWLEKNRAKQMAIIEVGAGTAVPTVRRQGEVLAAKLPGARLIRINPGEPQIDERLGWGLPLGGLEGICAIVGRE; encoded by the coding sequence ATGAAAAGAGTTGACGAAATTCGGGATTTTGTCGAAAAGGCCGAGGCGATCCTGGTCACTGCGGGTGCTGGGATGGGGGTCGATAGCGGTTTGCCCGATTTTCGGGGGGATGAGGGGTTTTGGCGGGCCTATCCGCCCCTGAAGAAACTGGGGATACGTTTCGAAGAGATGGCGAATCCCCGCTGGTTCGAGGATGATCCAGAACTTGCCTGGGCTTTTTACGGTCACCGGCTCAATCTCTACCGTGAAACGGAACCCCACGAGGGGTTTGCGATTCTCCGCCGGCTGATCGCCGCCAAAGGGGGAAACGGTTTTGTCTTTACCTCCAACGTAGACGGGCAGTTTCAGAAAGCGGGCTTCGATGAGCAGGCGATCTATGAAGTGCACGGCTCGATCCACTATTTGCAGTGTCTGCACAATTGCACCGATGCCATCTGGCCCAATGAAGAGGAGGTTCCCGTAGATACAGAGCGTTTCCGGGCCTTGCGTATTCCCCGCTGTCCCCGCTGTGGAGGCGTGGCGCGCCCCAATATCCTGATGTTCGGCGATTGGGGATGGAACAGCAATCGAAGCGAAGCCCAGGCGATAGGATTCGGTGCCTGGCTTGAAAAAAACAGAGCGAAACAGATGGCGATCATTGAGGTTGGGGCCGGAACTGCTGTGCCTACCGTCCGCCGTCAAGGGGAAGTTTTGGCCGCGAAGCTTCCCGGAGCCCGACTCATCCGCATCAATCCCGGAGAGCCTCAGATCGATGAAAGGCTTGGCTGGGGATTACCCCTGGGAGGTTTGGAGGGGATTTGTGCGATCGTGGGTCGGGAGTGA
- a CDS encoding nucleoside deaminase encodes MNTEEYLQIAIGEARKGVEAGHGGPFGAVIVYRGEIVSTAHNEVVLRNDPTAHAEILAIRLAGEKLQRFHLNGCTLYCTGEPCPMCFSAIHWAHLDRVIYCNTKEEAAKIGFDDTFITEIIRGEKPDPIPFARHPLPTCTRLLKLWEEKEDKIPY; translated from the coding sequence ATGAATACCGAAGAATATCTTCAGATTGCGATCGGAGAGGCCCGCAAAGGGGTAGAAGCGGGCCACGGCGGACCCTTCGGCGCTGTGATCGTTTACCGGGGTGAAATTGTCTCCACCGCCCATAACGAGGTCGTGCTGCGCAACGATCCCACTGCCCACGCCGAGATTTTGGCGATCCGCTTAGCCGGGGAAAAACTACAGCGCTTTCACCTGAATGGCTGCACCCTCTACTGTACCGGAGAGCCCTGTCCTATGTGCTTTTCAGCCATCCACTGGGCCCATCTCGACCGGGTGATCTACTGCAACACCAAAGAGGAGGCCGCAAAAATCGGCTTCGATGACACCTTTATCACCGAAATCATCCGGGGTGAAAAACCCGATCCCATCCCTTTCGCACGTCATCCGCTTCCCACGTGCACCCGGCTTTTGAAACTCTGGGAGGAGAAAGAGGACAAGATCCCTTACTAA